The DNA window TATGATGAATAAAAGATATTTGTGTTAAGATTCGATAACAGAGTTTAGAGAATTTGATGCTCTTTGAAAGCTTCTGTTGTGTGCTTCTTAGAGGCAGCCTGGTGGTCGAGCAGGCGCTAGTGAGTCTGAAGCCTGAGCCTCGGTGCTTAGCTGagttttcattaattcatttaaatataagagAGACCTTACACTCTGCAGGTAAATTACCTATTGACTCATACTGTCTGCTTTAACCCTAAGAAGATTGACTCAAAaagtatagaaaaagaaaaacttaaatgtAATGACATTTattactttccttttaaaaaaaaatgtagtttgcCTTTATGCCAAAATGTAATAATCACTTCAGGTGGATAAATTGGCTAACAGACATTTTTCTACCCATAAAAGATTCCAGTAGCTCCAGCGGTTCCTGCAGTTAGTCTAGTTCCACCAGCGTTTCCTGTGTCGATGCCGGTCCCACCTCCTGGATTCAGcccaattcctcctcctccttttctccgaGCAAGTTTTAACCCTTCACAACCACCTCCTGGTAAGGAATTTATATCTTATTGTTTGAACTCCGTTTAGAATATCGTTGTTGTTCTTTTTGGGCTCCCAGTgccatagagcagtggttctcagacttgaacacaaaacaaaactagctTTGTGAGTCTATTCTCCAGACTTTAATCCATTGGGTCACATCTTTTGGcagcttttatttttactcactgttttctaatttaatttaacaGTAACTCTAACTTTAAAAACTGCAAAGAAGCAGATTTATAATTTGGTCATGTGATCTGTAGGAtcataaaaatgtctttatagTTTAAGATTTTTATTCAAGAACTTTAAACATATCATCTAAagttaacaaaatatttcaacCTACTGGTAAAGAGCATAATGTGTCAAGGAAATAAAATAGCTGACAGATGTATAGCTTAATTTACATATTGTGACCAGTGGCTTGAGATAGATTTAGCACTTTTCCTGTGGTCAGCATTCCAACATAAACCAGTTGATTCTGTAGCTAATGACACCGATCTGCAGTGCAGAGCCTTTCACCAGACttgaatgagtgagtaaataaataatcagGATAACTGCTTTATCTGGCTTATAGGAATCAAGTCAAGTGTATATAGAAGTCATTTTCAGTGTAGAATATTGCACAGATCCATCAGCATGCCAATGGAGGCCATTTCAAGGCTGTGAAAATTTGCTGTTCTAGTGGAGCACTCTAGGAGCACTGAGGTCCccatgtagcaggctttcttttgtgcCACCAACCAGCTTCCCAATGAAGCCACAGgcacttattattagttatgactgctcggccttatcttatgcttgtccctagttcttttaacttaacctgtttctcttcatctacattttacctgagggctttttacctttctttcattctgtatgtcctactttcctgctgcTTCTATGTGTGGCTGACGGGtagctgcctgcctggctgtccctgagcatctctctctctctttgtccctagCTTTCCTTTCCCTGGAACCTAAATTTTTCTTCCTACTTATTCCCCCTCCCTGCCAGCCCACCTATttctctactgcctagctattggccattcagctttttattagaccagtcaggtgccttaggcaaagcaacacatctttacatcattaaacagatgcagcataaacaaatataacacacctttacatagttgaAGTAATATTTTGCCACATAAACAAattaatacatctttacatagttaagtaGTGTTCTACAACATTCCCATTTctcaggaggttgaagcagaaTGACTTAGCCCACAGGTTCCACACCAGCTGGGTAGCAGAGTGAGGACCCCACAgtaaaacaataagaaaatatgGAAGTTCATTTGTAAATCTTGAGCACTTTGATTTAAACAAGTCATTTTCtttgtgctgttttattttggtcttttttCTCCCATGTAGGTTTTATGCCACCTCCGGTTCCCCCACCTGTTGTACCTCCCCCTGCAATTCCTCCAGTAGTACCAACATGTGAGTTACTGATTTACAAAGTCTGTTTTATCCTAGGGAGTCTTAGTGTTTTTGTGCTCATTCCTGTGAAATACTAGTTTTCCGACAAATGCATGCTagagaattttgaaaatgaacaGTATCTTAGAAGTTCTTACTCGTGTTTGCTCAGTTGTCCCAAAATGTCTTCCTGGTCTACGCCCTTCGTCCAGACTTACGTCCTCCCATCGTGGGGGTTGTGTTCTGTTATGTTGGTTGTAAATGTCTCGTCTAGAGCCATCCTGTCCTGCCCGGGTCTCCCTTCCGTTTCCTAGCTCTTCCTGACTTCCAAGCTGCTCCTCTCTAGATACAAGATTCCTGTAAGGTGGAAATTAGCGCCAAAGACTTGCTTAGACTATGGATCACCTTTTTTTCATAAGAAGACAAGCAAAATGTCTTAGACTTGTGTTATATCATCCTAgtgtctttttgttcattttgaacaaaacaaacaatccttTTGATAGCAGTTTGAGAATTAGGGCAAAGTCAAGCAGAAAGTACAGAAGTGACTTGTGTCCCCGTCCCTGCTCGTGCCCAACTTGTCTTATCATCTCCTGAATGAGACCTAGTGAGGGTAgatgaatttatattttcattattattcaaATGCATAATCATATTAGTTTTGTTTACACTTCATATTTTCTTACATACTTAACAATGTTAAGATTGATGAGGGTGTTCGGGTATTGGAACTTGGCTGTTGAAAATGTTTACCTGTTCCGTTTTAatgatgtttttaatttgttgatttttattggTTAAATCTGTCATTAATTGAAAATTAGTTGTCTTTCTAAATAGTAATTTCtgtgttaggatttttttttttaacataaagaaAACTCTTAGCAGCTGCTGGTCATTAGTTCCCTTGAGGTGTAGTGCCCAGGAGAGGCAGGGTTGGTGTCAGACCTTCCCCTGGCTGCTAGCAGGCACAGTGAGGAGTGGGtgactggggaggggaaggaaggcttCTGTGGCTCCTCGCCTTCGACACCCCTGCCCCTCTTCATTTCTTCAGTTGATAATCGGTGTTTTCACGGGTTAGCAGTTTCCTTCCCGTCAGTTGTAGTCTCTGGTCTTTTGATGGTCAAATGGCGTATTTGACTTGGTGTTTGttgcttctctgtgtcttggaGTTAGCTGCCTTAGCTTTTGATAGTCTCACGATTCCCAGCCTGATTGTACCCAGCTCATACGGTATCTTCCACTGCAGTCTGAACCAGACACTTGTCCTAGTGCAGGATGACATTTACAGACCACAGTCTAGTAAGATTATGTTTGCTCGaggattttgattttgttttgttgagtggAAACATTTTCAGTGGACAAAACTAGGAAATAGAGAAATTATCAATGTGCACTATCAAACAGCTTCAAGTAGAAGTGTACAAACAGCACATTTGACTTCGCTATGTTTTTATACTTCTGTTATCATGCTGAAATGATAACATGCATACTTACCTCCTCCCTTGCAGTGTAAACCTGCAGCTTCATAGATGCTGGAAGTAGTGAAAGGGATGGTGCTGCCATCCAGACTTCCTGAAGAAACTAGATTCTCCACTCCTCTctttgccttcagagtgctgTGTACTTAACTAAAGCCATACTAATCTAAGGGATTACAAAAATGAACATTTGTAGACatttaattatcttttaattttctatttcctttttcctgttaCTAAACACAGGGCTTCTGAAGAAACATACAGTAATTTTGAGCaatcttgctttaaaaattagattCCAAAAGTCCTTTCATGAGAGTACATATAATAGAGATGTTTGTTAATTTCTTAAAATCTAAATCCATTAcccttacatttaaaaatgttttcctctcATTATTTAGGTAGCTTTCAAATCTTTCTGAAAATTACAGTGTTcagaagttattttttaattcaccACTCAAAGAAGCTTGTGCTATAGTCTGTCTTTCAATAACTATGGTTTCCAAACCTGGGATTGATTACTAGTGCATGCAATTCTGCTGTTCTTCCTGTCTCACTTAATTCCCATAATTCCTGCTAATGATCATAGGTAGTTTTGTCCCAGTGTTACATCTCTATAGTATACTGACAGTTTGTTCAAGCAATTCTTGAGGTGAATATGGGGAGAGGGGGCACCTTTGCTTCATGTGTCCAAGTAGGACTCAACAGTTTTTCATATGACATACCCTGAACTGGAACTTCTAAGACTGTTATATCTTGTGCTTCTGCCTTTTATATGtaggtggcacacacatgtgaagcGTTGTTACCAACTGTTTTGGTTCAGCATGTTTACAGCATTACATTTTCAGTTAACCTTTCCTAACCTTGTTTGATGAAGGTACTGAATATAAAGGGATctttccgccccccccccccacacacacacacattgtaattTGAAGATTGGCTAGACTTTCATTCTGATATTTACTTGTCTGTTCCTGCTAATCATTTCTGGGTATTTAGTGTTCACTTAGCTGACATTCTTAGAAAATTAGTTTTTTTGTATTACTAGAATCACCAGTGACTCTTCCTGTACCAGACCCTttggtaaaaatatttcttaaaattatttcctctaTTCTAAAAGAATGAAGCATTGTAAATAGAATTGAGCCTCTTCATTATGACTAGTCATTTTGAGCATTGATTATTATAACATGCTTAGTAATACTGAGATGCCACTAAGTAAATCACTCAAGCTGCCAGAAAActtagctcacaattgtctgaaATCAATTTTTGTCCTGTTTAAACAGCTTTAGTGCAACCACCATTGTCCATGACCCCAGAAACTGTGAAAGATGTTGGATTTGGTAGCCTTGTTTTACCAGGTGGTTCTGTGGCCAGCGGTCTCGCTCCTTCAACTCTATCAGCTGGAAATGTTTTTAATCCTCCCAATAAAGCAGAGCCTGAAGAAAAAGTACCTCACCTTACAGAACACCAGATTCCTTCTGGTGAAAACACCAGACcaggtaaaaacaaaaccagtgacTGAAAAACCCTAGACATGAAATCCATCTCGTACGAAATTGGAAAGTGGTACTGTGGTTATTCCACACGTGTTCTCTCCATGCTCTGCAGTGTCGCTTAAGAAGACGTGACATTACTCAAGGGTTGGAGACGTAGCTCAGTGCTAGGTGCTTGCCTTACTTTAGTGCCCAGTGTTGTGAAGACCATTACAAaagatgttctgttcagaataACACTGGTTTGTAGACCTCTTCACTAAGACCCAGCATTCCCCCTTTGCTGTCAGGAGACAAGGGTCAGCAACTCTTGGGTGAATACCAGATACTGTACCAGATTAATATCTAGTTAAAAATGGTGTTTGAAagcattaaattttttaatggtCCCATTGTTTGGTATCTTGATCACATGCAAACACACTTgacatttttgtttgaaaaaattgGTGCAGAGTATTTTATTTAAACGTGAGTTTTACTCTGTGTACTATTCATAATCTTAGGTCTGATGTTCATGCTGTATCTGGTAAAGTATGATTCTTTGAGGGGAGGTAGCTGAAGTTCACTAGTGGAAACTATAGCattaataatttatttccttcttataaCAATAACTTACTTTAGatgatttcttctctttctgttttagtGATTCCAAATGATATTCCAAGTAGTGCTGCAATGTTAGCACAGCCGCCTGGCCCCGCAAACACCTCTGGGATCCTGTGTGTGCAGAGACCAAATGTGTCAAGTAATTCTGAAATTCTGGGGGTTCGGCCAGCTAATGTTTCCAGTAATGCTGCGATTATTGGAGCCCAGCCACCAAATATTCTAAATAACTCTGGAATTTTGGGCATACAGCCACCAAATGTGTCGAGTGGCTCTGGACTTCTTGGGGTACTGCCTCCAAACTTGCCTAACAACTCTGGACTTGTAGGACTACAGCCACCAAATGTTACAAATCCTGCTGGACTTTTGGGAACACAGCCACCAATTGGACCTCAAAACTTACCTCCCTTAACTATCCCAGCCCAAAGGATGCCTGCATTGCCAATGTTAGACATCCGTCCAGGACTGATACCACAGGCTCCTGGACCAAGATTCCCTTTACTACAGCCTGGAATCCCCCCCCAACGTGGGATCCCTCCCCCATCGGTACTTGATGCAGCTCTTCACCCGCCTCCCCGTGGACCTTTTCCTCCTGGAGATCTTTTTAGTCAGCCAGAAAGACCTTTTCTGGCTCCTGGAAGACCAAGTATAGACAATGTTCCCAACCCAGATAAACGAATACCACTTGGGAATGACAGTATTCAGCAGGAAGGGGATAGAGATTACCGGTTTCCTCCTGTAGAAACAAGGGAGGGCATGAATAGACCTCCCCCGGTGGATGTTAGGGATGTGGTTGGGCGACCTATAGATCCCCGAGAAGGCCCTGGAAGGCCTCCATTAGATGGTAGGGATCATTTTGGAAGACCTCCTGTGGACATCAGAGAGAATCTTGTGAGGCCAGGTCTAGATCATCTTGGTCGAAGAGACCACTTTGGCTTTCCCCCAGAGAAGCCTTGGGGGCATAGAGATTTTGATGAGAGAGAGCATCGAGTTCTGCCTGTCTTTGGTGGTCCAAAAGGCTTACATGAAGAAAGAGGTAGATTTCGGGCTGGAAGTTACCGATTTGATCCTAGAAGTGGTCCTTGGAACAGAGGATTTGCGCAAGAAGTTCACAGAGATTTTGATGACCGCAGAAGACCCTGGGAGAGGCAAAGGGATAGGGATGACAGAGATTTTGATTTCTGCAGAGAAATTAATGGAAATCGTCTTGGACGAGATAGAATTCAAAACACTTGGGTCCCCCCTCCTCATGCTCGGGTGTTTGATTATTTCGAAGGGGCCACTTCTCAACGAAAAGGTGATAATGTGCCTCAAGTTAACGGTGAAAATACAGAGAGGCATGCTCAGCCACCGCCTTTACCAGTCCAGAAGGACCCTGAACTCTATGACAAACTGGCGTCTTCAGGTGACGTAGACAAGGAGGAGAGCGGCACAGTTGCTGATGTAGAAAGTGAAGCAGTGGTGGTAGAGAGCACAGAGACTGAGGGGACATAACCATCGCTCAGTAGGTAAAAGAAACCTTTTGTACAGTTGTCATCTCTGTAAGAGGGTAGTGGCTGACTGCACCAGAGGTGTTCCCGTTTATCTGCCTGAACTAAGTTAATCTGATGTTCATGTTCACCTTTCTCTTAAAATGATTGTACAACTGACTTGTAGAGACATTGTTCTTAATATGAACATGGTaggtaaacatttttttatttttctgataaagTATAAATGTTGCCCCAGATTCTTTTAACGTCAAGGAGATGCTAACAGCTGGTCGGAGACTTCCTATGGAAGAGAGGGTTTTAGACACTGTCATTGGGTGGCTCTGGTAATGACATAATTGCAGAACAGCAAGGTGTGGCACATCTTCTTCCTATCTCTAGGCTGCTGCAGGATTTTAAGGTAACAAAGCTGTGACATTTTATGCAAGGACTGGCTCTAGATTCTTGAGGAGCATAAtacagagattttaaaaagtgattttgtGAAAATCTCCACTATGGTCTCTGTTCCTCCAAAGTAAGTGTGTGTGATTTGTTCCTCATACTGcagtgagtaaaaaaaaaaaagaaaaaaagaaaaaagaaaagaaaaagcaaacaacataaacattaaaatacGTTTCAATGTTGGgtgaattttgtttttagatgCCAATAAAACTTACTTGTTTGATAACAGTGTTCTaggaattgtatttttttaacctaCAAATTCTTAAAACTGAATTGTTAGTAGCATGCACTTAGCTGTGGAAGTTCCCATTACACTTTAACAGCAATGAAGAGTTATGTGGTGGTAAAAACCTGTATACTTTTATATAAAAACTATGCAGTCTGATTAATATGTATGCAGTACCCATGTATATTTATTGTATAAGCcatgtagtttttctttctctgtatgtctgtctctatGCTTATACAGAGAAAAGGTAgaatgttttttttaagtttaataagATACTCTTTAAAACTTGGTAGAAAATTGGAAACATTGGATAAATTAACATTGCTCATGGTGATAGCTTTCAATCTTGGTAAATCTGAAGAAATTAGAAAGAAGAATATTGGCCAAGAGGCAGTTCTGCAGTACTTTGTTTAGTACCGCTGAACATAAAGCCAGGTGCAGCATGTAGTCAGATTGCACTTCAGTTCTTCCAAGTTTTCATGCTCTATTTGCTGTTCTGTGTAGGTAATACTGTCATTAAGAAGTGTAGTTCACGTACCCACCATGAGTTTCTTGATTGCACAAAATGTATACTGGTGTTGATGGACTTAAGAGATTTTGATATACCAGGAATAAAGTGTCCATCATGTGTTTGTAGGCTCTGGGTAACATTGTTTAGACAAGACTCTAAGGTAGATTGAAGAGAAGAAATTGAGGTTGGCTTCTTGTTTGCTTTTGCCCTTAAGTTTCatttatttgctgttttcttttgagttttctacatatagtatatacatgttaaaaaaaaaagccatcgaTGTTTTTTAGTTTCCAGTGGGAAGCTTTCATATGATCCTGAGCAGTCGTTTTCAGCAGTTCATCATTTGATCTATCTAAAATTCCTAAGCCAGGACAGCACACCAGCCATGTCAAATAAGATTTGTTTGTGGACACTGGTGGTGATCTAGAGAGTATAACTTCTGTGGCCAAAGATGGTCCTTTTCTCACACGGTGTAAATACAGATAATAGGACATACTATATATTTCATAATTTGGGGAAAATAGGGCTGAGTAGGAGTGTTTGAGTGTTTAGTTCCAAAGTAACCCAGTCAGTAGTCTAATTTTATTTCAGGTCTTTCCCTTAGGATAGAGTCAAAATTGCAACCCTAGGGCAAAGTAAACATTCAGGAAAGACTGACTTTGACCTTAGGAAATGATACTGAGTACAGTTTCTCAAAACAACTTTAGTTCCAATTACTCTGACCAAAATTAATGGACGTTTGTTCAAGTTAAGTAGCAATATAAATAAGACTTGTTtgtgatttttctaaaaaaaattctaagccTTTGCTCTTCTCGTGGGTGCTTGAGGTGGGTTGCACTTGCACTGGTTTGGAGGTTCTAGAAAGTGCAAGTTAACCAACCTTATCAGCTGTCATCACTGTGTCATCATGAGCATGGGGACTCTTTTGtatgatttaaaagaaatgacTTCGTTCCTCCCGTGCCCTTCTCTAGTTCTATAATGTTAAGGAAGGAAATACCTAGCCTTGTTGACTAAACTAGAATTTCCTTCACCAGTATTTAAACACTCCAGAGAAAAGTTAATTGTTTTATTTGATAGGTTTGGCTTAGGACCTGCCCCGTTTTGTGTGCCGTTGATCACAGCTCTGTCACCAGAATGCTGCAACTGGAATATGTGAGCAGTGGCCCAGCCCCTTCATACAGTGCTCGGTGGGTTTGCGGGCAGCACTGTATGAGACAGCCACATAGTGTGGATTTGTTTGTTGCTGGGGTGGACCCCTGGCCAGTTGCATGCTGggtgctctcccactgagatACCCTCACCAGCCCCGCATAGTTTTACTGTGATGCCATACTCTTCTTTGTAGTTTAGCAGACTGAATTAATCATTTCTTTAATCTGTAAACATTTCATTGAGCTGGAGCTCTGTTCTCAGCAttagtgtgtgtgcagtgcagtTGGTAACTTCTGCAGTGCGTAGAGACGTGTGACAAGGTCATCTGGATGTGCAGCATTTGGGGTCCAAAGGGTGTGAATGCCATTTAAGCTCAAGGTAATTCCATGTAACTTCATTCTTATCCTGGGAATTGTGCTGTTTTATTCAGTTTTCCATCCCCACTTTTGTGAAAGCTTATACTTTATGAAGCGACTGGACATCTGGGAGTGCTGAAGACTAGGAGCAATGCTATTTTtcaaagttactttttaaaaatttactttttaaaaacagtgaatTTCATTT is part of the Peromyscus leucopus breed LL Stock chromosome 8a, UCI_PerLeu_2.1, whole genome shotgun sequence genome and encodes:
- the Scaf8 gene encoding SR-related and CTD-associated factor 8 isoform X1 gives rise to the protein MAAGIPPPVVTPVLAGTTAAMSNTPGTPVTPVTPANVVQGLPDPWVSQITNTDTLAAVAQILQSPQGQQLQQLIQTLQIQQQKPQPSILQALDAGLVVQLQALTAQLTAAAAAANSLTPLDQGVSFNKKLMDRFDFGEDSEHSEESKKEIPTPQLSHVSESVNNSIFHQIAEQLQQQNLEHLRQQLLEQQQQPQKVTPQDSQEGTFGSEHSASPSQGSSQQHFLEPEANLDDSIDIQQQDMDIDEGQDVVEEEIFEPEAKKVAVRSRSRTHSRSRSRSPRKRRSRSRSGSRKRKHRKRSRSRSRERKRKSSRSYSSERRAREREKERQKKGLPPVRSKTLSVCSTTLWVGQVDKKATQQDLTNLFEEFGQIESINMIPPRGCAYVCMVHRQDSFRALQKLSSGSYKIGSKVIKIAWALNKGVKTEYKQFWDVDLGVTYIPWEKVKVDDLDGFAEGGMIDQETVNAEWETVKTSEPVKETVQTTQSPTPVEKETVVTTQAEVFPPPVAMLQIPVAPAVPAVSLVPPAFPVSMPVPPPGFSPIPPPPFLRASFNPSQPPPGFMPPPVPPPVVPPPAIPPVVPTSLVQPPLSMTPETVKDVGFGSLVLPGGSVASGLAPSTLSAGNVFNPPNKAEPEEKVPHLTEHQIPSGENTRPVIPNDIPSSAAMLAQPPGPANTSGILCVQRPNVSSNSEILGVRPANVSSNAAIIGAQPPNILNNSGILGIQPPNVSSGSGLLGVLPPNLPNNSGLVGLQPPNVTNPAGLLGTQPPIGPQNLPPLTIPAQRMPALPMLDIRPGLIPQAPGPRFPLLQPGIPPQRGIPPPSVLDAALHPPPRGPFPPGDLFSQPERPFLAPGRPSIDNVPNPDKRIPLGNDSIQQEGDRDYRFPPVETREGMNRPPPVDVRDVVGRPIDPREGPGRPPLDGRDHFGRPPVDIRENLVRPGLDHLGRRDHFGFPPEKPWGHRDFDEREHRVLPVFGGPKGLHEERGRFRAGSYRFDPRSGPWNRGFAQEVHRDFDDRRRPWERQRDRDDRDFDFCREINGNRLGRDRIQNTWVPPPHARVFDYFEGATSQRKGDNVPQVNGENTERHAQPPPLPVQKDPELYDKLASSGDVDKEESGTVADVESEAVVVESTETEGT
- the Scaf8 gene encoding SR-related and CTD-associated factor 8 isoform X3 → MAAGIPPPVVTPVLAGTTAAMSNTPGTPVTPVTPANVVQGLPDPWVSQITNTDTLAAVAQILQSPQGQQLQQLIQTLQIQQQKPQPSILQALDAGLVVQLQALTAQLTAAAAAANSLTPLDQGVSFNKKLMDRFDFGEDSEHSEESKKEIPTPQLSHVSESVNNSIFHQIAEQLQQQNLEHLRQQLLEQQQQPQKVTPQDSQEGTFGSEHSASPSQGSSQQHFLEPEANLDDSIDIQQQDMDIDEGQDVVEEEIFEPEAKKVAVRSRSRTHSRSRSRSPRKRRSRSRSGSRKRKHRKRSRSRSRERKRKSSRSYSSERRAREREKERQKKGLPPVRSKTLSVCSTTLWVGQVDKKATQQDLTNLFEEFGQIESINMIPPRGCAYVCMVHRQDSFRALQKLSSGSYKIGSKVIKIAWALNKGVKTEYKQFWDVDLGVTYIPWEKVKVDDLDGFAEGGMIDQETVNAEWETVKTSEPVKETVQTTQSPTPVEKETVVTTQAEVFPPPVAMLQIPVAPAVPAVSLVPPAFPVSMPVPPPGFSPIPPPPFLRASFNPSQPPPALVQPPLSMTPETVKDVGFGSLVLPGGSVASGLAPSTLSAGNVFNPPNKAEPEEKVPHLTEHQIPSGENTRPVIPNDIPSSAAMLAQPPGPANTSGILCVQRPNVSSNSEILGVRPANVSSNAAIIGAQPPNILNNSGILGIQPPNVSSGSGLLGVLPPNLPNNSGLVGLQPPNVTNPAGLLGTQPPIGPQNLPPLTIPAQRMPALPMLDIRPGLIPQAPGPRFPLLQPGIPPQRGIPPPSVLDAALHPPPRGPFPPGDLFSQPERPFLAPGRPSIDNVPNPDKRIPLGNDSIQQEGDRDYRFPPVETREGMNRPPPVDVRDVVGRPIDPREGPGRPPLDGRDHFGRPPVDIRENLVRPGLDHLGRRDHFGFPPEKPWGHRDFDEREHRVLPVFGGPKGLHEERGRFRAGSYRFDPRSGPWNRGFAQEVHRDFDDRRRPWERQRDRDDRDFDFCREINGNRLGRDRIQNTWVPPPHARVFDYFEGATSQRKGDNVPQVNGENTERHAQPPPLPVQKDPELYDKLASSGDVDKEESGTVADVESEAVVVESTETEGT
- the Scaf8 gene encoding SR-related and CTD-associated factor 8 isoform X2 — encoded protein: MAAGIPPPVVTPVLAGTTAAMSNTPGTPVTPVTPANVVQGLPDPWVSQITNTDTLAAVAQILQSPQGQQLQQLIQTLQIQQQKPQPSILQALDAGLVVQLQALTAQLTAAAAAANSLTPLDQGVSFNKLMDRFDFGEDSEHSEESKKEIPTPQLSHVSESVNNSIFHQIAEQLQQQNLEHLRQQLLEQQQQPQKVTPQDSQEGTFGSEHSASPSQGSSQQHFLEPEANLDDSIDIQQQDMDIDEGQDVVEEEIFEPEAKKVAVRSRSRTHSRSRSRSPRKRRSRSRSGSRKRKHRKRSRSRSRERKRKSSRSYSSERRAREREKERQKKGLPPVRSKTLSVCSTTLWVGQVDKKATQQDLTNLFEEFGQIESINMIPPRGCAYVCMVHRQDSFRALQKLSSGSYKIGSKVIKIAWALNKGVKTEYKQFWDVDLGVTYIPWEKVKVDDLDGFAEGGMIDQETVNAEWETVKTSEPVKETVQTTQSPTPVEKETVVTTQAEVFPPPVAMLQIPVAPAVPAVSLVPPAFPVSMPVPPPGFSPIPPPPFLRASFNPSQPPPGFMPPPVPPPVVPPPAIPPVVPTSLVQPPLSMTPETVKDVGFGSLVLPGGSVASGLAPSTLSAGNVFNPPNKAEPEEKVPHLTEHQIPSGENTRPVIPNDIPSSAAMLAQPPGPANTSGILCVQRPNVSSNSEILGVRPANVSSNAAIIGAQPPNILNNSGILGIQPPNVSSGSGLLGVLPPNLPNNSGLVGLQPPNVTNPAGLLGTQPPIGPQNLPPLTIPAQRMPALPMLDIRPGLIPQAPGPRFPLLQPGIPPQRGIPPPSVLDAALHPPPRGPFPPGDLFSQPERPFLAPGRPSIDNVPNPDKRIPLGNDSIQQEGDRDYRFPPVETREGMNRPPPVDVRDVVGRPIDPREGPGRPPLDGRDHFGRPPVDIRENLVRPGLDHLGRRDHFGFPPEKPWGHRDFDEREHRVLPVFGGPKGLHEERGRFRAGSYRFDPRSGPWNRGFAQEVHRDFDDRRRPWERQRDRDDRDFDFCREINGNRLGRDRIQNTWVPPPHARVFDYFEGATSQRKGDNVPQVNGENTERHAQPPPLPVQKDPELYDKLASSGDVDKEESGTVADVESEAVVVESTETEGT